Proteins encoded in a region of the Vicia villosa cultivar HV-30 ecotype Madison, WI linkage group LG5, Vvil1.0, whole genome shotgun sequence genome:
- the LOC131605167 gene encoding extensin-2-like: protein MGTSVGLRHWPLLIYTIAFCLIVSIVAAADDYKPYFKSQPNNYYPTPTSYERRQPPSSPPPPYVDIFPPSYYKSPPPPSKSPPPPYVDVFPPSSYKSPPLPIKSPPPPYVDVFPPNYYKSPPPQFKSPPPPYVNVFPPNYYRSPPPSYKSPPPPYVDVFPPSYYKSPPPQFKSPPPPYVNVFPPNYYRSPPPSYKSPPPPYVDVFPSSYYKSPPPPSKSPPPPYVDVFPPSYYKSPPPSSKSPPPPYVDVFPPSDYKSPPPLYKSPPPPYVDVFPPSYYKSPPPPPSKSPPPPYVDVFPPSSYKSPPPPSKSPPPPYVDVFPPTDSLVQKC from the coding sequence ATGGGAACATCAGTTGGGTTGAGGCATTGGCCTCTACTAATCTATACAATTGCATTTTGCTTAATTGTGAGCATTGTAGCTGCTGCTGATGATTATAAGCCTTACTTTAAAAGCCAACCAAACAATTACTATCCAACACCAACAAGTTATGAAAGAAGACAGCCACCATCTTCACCACCACCTCCATATGTCGATATATTCCCACCAAGTTACTACAAGTCTCCACCCCCGCCATCTAAATCACCACCACCTCCTTATGTCGACGTATTCCCACCAAGTTCCTACAAGTCTCCACCTCTGCCAATTAAatctccaccaccaccttatGTTGACGTATTTCCACCAAACTACTACAAGTCTCCACCCCCACAGTTTAAATCACCACCACCTCCTTATGTCAATGTATTCCCACCAAATTACTACAGGTCTCCACCTCCTTCGTATAAATCACCACCACCTCCTTACGTAGACGTATTCCCACCAAGTTACTACAAGTCTCCACCCCCACAGTTTAAATCACCACCACCTCCTTATGTCAATGTATTCCCACCAAATTACTACAGGTCTCCACCTCCTTCGTATAAATCACCACCACCTCCTTACGTAGACGTATTCCCATCAAGTTACTACAAGTCTCCACCCCCGCCATCTAAGTCACCACCACCTCCTTACGTAGACGTATTCCCACCAAGTTACTACAAGTCTCCACCCCCGTCGTCTAAATCACCACCGCCTCCTTATGTCGATGTATTCCCACCTAGTGACTACAAGTCTCCACCCCCACTTTATAAATCACCACCACCTCCTTACGTAGACGTATTCCCACCAAGTTACTACAAGTCTCCTCCACCCCCGCCGTCTAAATCACCACCGCCTCCTTATGTCGACGTATTCCCACCAAGTTCCTACAAGTCTCCACCTCCTCCATCTAAATCACCACCGCCTCCTTATGTCGACGTATTCCCACCAACTGactcactagtacaaaaatgttaa
- the LOC131605168 gene encoding uncharacterized protein LOC131605168, producing MNVVGHLFVEHDLRSLDSEVKEPNCVNEVNEGDELEEEIVEGLDDNEDERVIALHDGFEGDGPKGLGFTVPLNEDVSISKLFGRPNKKMDGDEYHSDELNSDDPDDSCDEERPKYERFRKEHLNKDYKFKMVMEFNTLVEFREAIREWSVLNGREITFVKNESYRVRVQCTAKCGFLVLCSKVAHKHTFAIKTLVDTHTCARVLDNKSANSRWVAKHVVKRLQTSDNVRIRDIMQDIRQNFVVGIIVSKAWKTKLIAKKVVEGDIDNQYASIWRYAAELARVNSSNTVKINVERPTPFIQPRFGSFYFCFDECKKGFINGCRPFVGVDGCHLKTEYDGQLLVAEGRDANDQYFPLAFEVVETETKESWRWFIQLLMEDIGQERRYVFIFDQHKGLVAVFEEMFDRIEHRLCLRHLYANFKKNFGGGSLIRDLMMGAAKATYDQVWSPKMNELKNVDQNAWSWLMAVPAKSWCKHAFTFYTKCDVLMNNISESFNATILVSRDKPILTMCEWIRKYLMNRLSTSATKLEKWQHKVMPIPKRRLDNEVYNSAQWLPTWHAVAALSYKKQNPKDFVDEFYTRDKFALCYGFSISPINGQDMLPEVEMEQVLLPSYKKGPGRHRKVRIRELGKEGARQRRHNVEYKCTKCDKFGHNALTCKSLTQDPNALKRKWKVKMTVEANSAGHNDGDNTMDGAENSLPTDGQSTILTDSELSNDVQIGTKIALPTVMSQTASTVANSIPMQPNKHKGKKSVPKRR from the exons ATGAATGTTGTTGGACATTTATTTGTGGAACATGATCTGCGAAGCTTGGATTCTGAAGTTAAGGAACCTAACTGTGTCAATGAGGTCAATGAAGGGGATGAGTTAGAAGAGGAGATAGTTGAAGGCTTAGATGACAATGAAGATGAGAGGGTTATTGCTCTTCATGATGGCTTTGAAGGAGATGGCCCTAAAGGACTTGGTTTTACAGTGCCATTGAATGAAGATGTAAGTATTAGTAAGCTTTTTGGTAGGCCCAATAAGAAAATGGATGGGGACGAATACCATAGTGATGAGTTGAATAGTGATGACCCGGATGATTCTTGTGATGAGGAAAGGCCCAAGTATGAAAGGTTTAGAAAAGAACACCTCAACAAGGACTATAAGTTTAAGATGGTTATGGAATTTAATACACTTGTGGAATTTAGGGAGGCTATTCGTGAGTGGTCAGTCCTCAATGGGAGAGAAATTAcatttgtaaaaaatgaaagttatagAGTTAGAGTCCAATGTACAGCTAAATGTGGCTTTTTGGTCTTATGCTCTAAAGTGGCCCACAAACACACTTTTGCAATAAAAACACTTGTGGATAcccacacatgtgctagggttttgGATAACAAATCTGCCAACTCTAGGTGGGTGGCTAAACACGTGGTAAAGAGGTTGCAAACTTCTGATAATGTTAGGATAAGAGACATAATGCAAGATATCAGGCAAAATTTTGTTGTTGGGATTATTGTTTCAAAGGCATGGAAGACTAAGTTAATAGCTAAGAAGGTGGTTGAAGGTGATATAGATAATCAGTATGCATCCATATGGAGGTATGCAGCTGAACTAGCAAGAGTTAATTCTAGTAACACTGTCAAAATCAATGTTGAAAGACCCACTCCTTTCATACAGCCCAGGTTTGGATCcttctatttttgttttgatgaatgtaAGAAAGGATTTATTAATGGATGCAGACCCTTTGTGGGAGTTGATGGATGCCACTTGAAGACAGAATATGATGGACAACTATTAGTTGCTGAGGGGAGAGATGCTAATGATCAATACTTTCCATTGGCTTTTGAAGTGGTTGAGACTGAAACTAAGGAGAGTTGGAGGTGGTTCATACAACTATTGATGGAAGACATTGGTCAAGAGAGGAGATATGTATTCATCTTTGACCAACATAAG GGATTAGTTGCTGTATTTGAGGAGATGTTTGACAGGATAGAACACAGATTGTGTCTCAGGCATCTATATGCCAATTTCAAGAAAAATTTTGGTGGTGGATCCCTCATTAGGGACCTGATGATGGGGGCAGCTAAAGCCACATACGATCAAGTATGGTCTCCGAAGATGAATGAATTGAAGAATGTGGATCAAAATGCTTGGTCTTGGTTGATGGCAGTCCCCGCAAAGAGTTGGTGTAAGCATGCCTTTACTTTTTACACTAAATGTGATGTTTTGATGAACAACATATCTGAATCCTTCAATGCTACAATACTAGTTTCTAGGGACAAACCTATATTAACTATGTGTGAGTGGATAAGGAAATATCTTATGAATAGGTTGTCTACATCTGCCACCAAACTAGAAAAGTGGCAACATAAAGTCATGCCAATACCTAAAAGAAGGTTAGATAATGAGGTGTACAATAGTGCTCAGTGGTTGCCAACATG GCATGCAGTGGCAGCTTTGAGTTATAAGAAGCAAAACCCAAAAGACTTTGTTGATGAGTTTTACACCAGAGATAAATTTGCACTTTGTTATGGATTTTCAATAAGCCCTATCAATGGTCAAGATATGTTGCCAGAAGTGGAGATGGAACAAGTTTTACTACCCTCATACAAGAAAGGTCCAGGAAGGCATAGGAAGGTAAGGATAAGAGAACTTGGAAAGGAAGGTGCAAGACAAAGAAGACATAATGTTGAATACAAGTGCACAAAATGTGACAAGTTTGGTCACAATGCATTGACTTGCAAGTCATTGACACAAGATCCCAATGCTCTGAAAAGAAAG TGGAAAGTTAAAATGACTGTTGAAGCCAATAGTGCAGGGCATAATGATGGAGATAATACAATGGATGGTGCAGAAAATTCACTTCCTACTGATGGGCAGAGTACAATATTAACTGACTCTGAATTGTCCAATGATGTTCAGATTGGGACTAAAATAGCTCTACCAACTGTTATGAGTCAGACTGCATCTACTGTGGCTAATTCAATTCCAATGCAACCAAATAAACATAAAGGAAAAAAGTCAGTTCCAAAAAGAAGATAG
- the LOC131602005 gene encoding extensin-2-like yields MGTSIGLRHWPQLIYAIAFCLIASSVSANDDDKPYYQSQPNNHYPTPPNHGQQPPYYYKSPPPPSPYIDKFPPYYYKSPPPPSPSPPTPYVYNSPPPPSPSPPPPYIYKSPPPPSPSPPPPYVYKSPPPPSPSPPPPYIYKSPPPPSPSPPPPYVYKSPPPPSPSPPPPYVYKSPPPPSPSPPPPYVYKSPPPPSPSPPPPYIYKSPPPPSPSPPPPYIYKSPPPPSPSPPPPYVYKSPPPPSPSPPPPYIYKSPPPPSPSPPPPYIYKSPPPPSPSPPPPYVYKSPPPPSPSPPPPYVYKSPPPPSPSPPPPYVYKSPPPPPPSPSPPPPYVYKSPPPPSPSPPPPYVYKSPPPPSPSPPPPYVYKSPPPPSPSPPPPYVYKSPPPPSPSPPPPYVYKSPPPPSPSPPPPYVYKSPPPPSPSPPPPYVYKSPPPPSPSPPPPYVYKSPPPPSPSPPPPYVYKSPPPPSPSPPPPYVYKSPPPPSPSPPPPYVYKSPPPPSPSPPPPYVYQSPPPPSPSPPPPYYYKSPPPPSPSPPPPYVYKSPPPPSPSPPPPYVYKSPPPPSPSPPPPYVYKSPPPPSPSPPPPYYYKSPPPPSPSPPPPYVYKSPPPPSPSPPPPYVYKSPPPPSPSPPPYHPYLYNSPPPPIY; encoded by the coding sequence ATGGGAACCTCAATTGGGTTGAGGCATTGGCCTCAACTCATCTATGCAATTGCATTTTGCTTAATCGCAAGCAGTGTATCTGCTAATGATGATGATAAGCCTTACTATCAAAGCCAACCAAACAATCATTATCCAACACCACCAAATCATGGACAACAGCCGCCATATTATTACAAGTCTCCACCTCCACCATCTCCTTATATCGACAAATTTCCTCCATATTACTACAAATCCCCTCCACCTCCATCACCTTCTCCTCCCACGCCATACGTTTACAACTCACCACCACCTCCATCCCCTTCACCTCCTCCTCCATATATCTACAAGTCACCACCTCCTCCGTCTCCTTCACCTCCTCCACCATATGTCTATAAGAGTCCACCACCACCCTCTCCATCACCACCGCCTCCATATATCTACAAGTCACCTCCTCCACCATCTCCCTCACCACCCCCACCCTATGTTTATAAGTCCCCACCACCTCCATCCCCTTCACCTCCACCTCCATATGTTTACAAGTCACCACCTCCTCCATCTCCTTCACCTCCCCCACCATATGTTTACAAGAGTCCACCACCACCGTCTCCATCACCACCACCTCCATATATCTACAAGTCACCTCCTCCACCATCTCCCTCACCACCTCCTCCATATATTTATAAGTCACCACCACCCCCTTCCCCTTCACCTCCTCCACCATATGTCTACAAGTCGCCACCCCCACCATCCCCGTCCCCCCCACCTCCATATATTTATAAGTCTCCACCCCCACCATCACCTTCACCCCCTCCACCATATATCTACAAGTCTCCTCCTCCACCATCCCCTTCTCCTCCCCCACCATATGTTTATAAGTCGCCACCACCTCCATCCCCTTCACCTCCTCCTCCATACGTCTACAAGTCACCACCTCCACCTTCCCCGTCTCCACCACCTCCATACGTTTATAAGTCGCCACCCCCACCCCCACCATCACCATCACCCCCTCCACCATATGTATACAAGTCTCCACCTCCACCATCTCCATCCCCACCACCTCCATATGTTTATAAGTCTCCTCCTCCACCATCCCCTTCTCCTCCCCCACCATATGTTTATAAGTCGCCACCACCTCCATCCCCTTCACCTCCTCCTCCATACGTCTACAAGTCACCACCTCCACCTTCCCCGTCTCCACCACCTCCATACGTTTATAAGTCGCCACCCCCACCATCACCATCACCCCCTCCACCATATGTATACAAGTCTCCACCTCCACCATCTCCATCCCCACCACCTCCATATGTTTATAAGTCTCCTCCTCCACCATCCCcttcaccaccaccaccatatGTTTATAAGTCGCCACCACCTCCATCCCCTTCACCTCCTCCTCCATACGTGTACAAGTCACCACCCCCACCTTCCCCATCTCCACCACCTCCATACGTTTATAAGTCCCCACCCCCACCATCACCTTCACCCCCTCCACCATATGTCTACAAGTCACCTCCTCCACCATCTCCATCCCCACCACCTCCATATGTTTACCAGTCTCCACCTCCACCTTCTCCTTCTCCTCCTCCACCATACTATTATAAGTCCCCGCCTCCTCCTTCGCCATCACCTCCTCCTCCATACGTGTACAAGTCACCACCTCCACCATCCCCTTCACCTCCTCCTCCATATGTTTACAAATCTCCACCCCCACCATCTCCTTCACCTCCTCCACCCTATGTCTATAAGTCACCACCACCTCCTTCACCTTCACCACCTCCTCCTTACTACTACAAATCTCCACCTCCACCATCTCCATCACCTCCTCCACCCTATGTTTACAAGTCACCGCCACCTCCTTCTCCTTCACCGCCGCCTCCTTACGTTTACAAGTCTCCACCTCCACCATCTCCATCGCCTCCTCCATATCATCCCTATCTCTATAACTCACCCCCACCTCCCATCTATTAA